CGAGAACTCGATCATCGGCAGCGCCGTCGGGCTGGCCGGCGCCGGCTACAAGCCCGTCGTCGAGATCCAGTTCGCCGACTACATCTGGCCCGGCATGCAGTCGCTCCGCAACCAGGTGGCCTCGATGCGCTACCGGTCGAAGGGCGCGTGGGCCTGCCCGATGGTCCTCCGCGTCCCGACGGGCGGCTACATTCACGGCGGCCTCTGCCACAGCCAGAACGTCGAGGCCCTGTTCGCCCACTTCCCCGGCCTCCACGTCGTCCTGCCGTCGAACGCGGCCGACGCCAAGGGGCTCTTGAAGACGGCGATTCGCGGGGAGGACCCGGTCCTCTTCCTGGAGCACAAGGCGCTCTATCGCCAGGGCCCGGCCCGGCGCCCCGAGCCCCACGCCGAGTACCTCGTCCCGCTCGGCAAGGCCGCCATCGCTCGCGCCGGTACGGACCTGACCATCGTGACGTGGGGCGCCATCGTCTACAAGGCGCTCAACGTGGCGAAGGCGCTCGAGAAGGAGGGCGTGTCGGTCGAGGTCATCGACCTCCGCTCGATCCTCCCGCTCGACGCCGCGACGGTTCTCCAGTCGGTCAAGAAGACGGGCCGCGCGCTCGTGGCCTACGAGGACCACGAGTTCATGGGCTTCGGCGCCGAGGTCGCCGCCCAGGTCGCCGACGCGGCCTTCGGCTTCCTCGACGCGCCCGTCCGACGCGTCGCCGGCGCCTTCTCGTCGATCCCCTACGCCGACGTCCTCGAGAAGGTCGTCCTCCCGCAGGACGACGACGTGTTCACCGCCGCCCGCGCCGTCCTCGACTTCTAACATGGCCCTCCGCCTCCTCCTTCTCGCCCTCCTGGCGGCGTCCGCCAGCGCCCAGGGCCGCCTCGCCTTCGACGCCGAGATCCTCGACCTCGGGCGGATCGCCGAGGCGGACGGACCCGTCGAGCGGACGTTCCGCTTCACGAACGCAGGCGACCAACCGGTCCGGCTCACGTCCGTCGAGGCGTCGTGCGGCTGCACCACGCCGTCGTGGACGGAGGACGCGGTCGCGCCAGGGGAGGAGGGGGTGATCCGCGTGGCTTACGACCCGGCCGGCCGGCCCGGCGACTTCGAGAAGGCCGTGTTCGTCCAGGCCGAGGGCGCCGAGCCGAACGCGGTGACGCTCCGGGTCGAGGGCGTCGTCCGGCCTGCCCTCGCGGACGCCGGCGAGCGCATCGGCTCGCTCGCGTTCAACCACACGACGGCCGACGCGGGCGTGGCGCCGGCCGGCGAGCCGCTCCAGACGGCGTTCCAGTTCGCGAACGCCGGCGCGGGGCCCGTGCGGATCGAGCGGGTCGATGCTCCCGAGGGCGTCGAGGTCGCCTCGCCGTCCCGCCCCATCTTCCCCGACGGCCTCGGCGGCCTGTTCGTATCGGTTGCCGACCCCGCCGTGCTCGCGGAGGCGGACGCGGTCGCCTTCGAGATCGTCCTCCACACGACCGACGCGGAGGCGCCCGTCAAGCGCGTGACGGTGACGGGGCGGGTCGGGCCGCCGCGCGTGATCCCCGACGGCGAGTAAGACCGCGCGCGGCGGGCGCGTTGAGGGGACATGCGCCGTGTCCTGCTGTCCGCTCTCGTCCTGATGGCCGTCGTTCCGGCTCGTGCCCAGCGTGCC
This sequence is a window from Rubrivirga marina. Protein-coding genes within it:
- a CDS encoding DUF1573 domain-containing protein, giving the protein MALRLLLLALLAASASAQGRLAFDAEILDLGRIAEADGPVERTFRFTNAGDQPVRLTSVEASCGCTTPSWTEDAVAPGEEGVIRVAYDPAGRPGDFEKAVFVQAEGAEPNAVTLRVEGVVRPALADAGERIGSLAFNHTTADAGVAPAGEPLQTAFQFANAGAGPVRIERVDAPEGVEVASPSRPIFPDGLGGLFVSVADPAVLAEADAVAFEIVLHTTDAEAPVKRVTVTGRVGPPRVIPDGE